The window TGGTCCGGCACATCTACGACAAGTCCCTGACCAGCAATCACGTCCGCTACGCGCTCACCGAGATCGCCGACGAGTGCCGCCACTCGATGATGTTCGCCCGCATGATCCAGAAGGCCGAGGTCCCCGCGTACCCGGTCTCCCGCGTCAACCACAACCTCGCCCGGGTCCTGAAGACCATCTCCACCACCCCCGGCTCCTTCGCCTGCACCCTCCTCGGTGAGGAGATCCTCGACTGGATGCAGCGCCTGACCTTCCCGGACGAGCGCGTCCAGCCGCTGGTCCGCGGTGTCACCCGGATCCACGTCATCGAGGAGGCCCGGCACGTCCGGTACGCCCGGGAGGAACTGCGCCGCCAGATGCTGACGGCCCCGCGCTGGGAGCAGGAACTCACCCGGATCAGCTGCGGAGAGGCCGCCCGCGTCTTCTCCCTCGCCTTCGTCAACCCGGCCGTCTACGACAACATCGGCCTGGACCGCCGCGAGGCCGTCGCCCAGGTGAAGGCGAGCGGCCACCGCCGCGAGGTCATGCAGAGCGGTGCGAAGCGGCTCACCGACTTCCTCGACGACATCGGCGTCCTGCGCGGAGTCGGCCGGAGGCTGTGGCAGAGCTCGGGGCTGCTGGCGTAGGCGGGCGGCTCCTGTACTGCGTCGACCGGCCCGGCCCGGTCCGGCCCGGTCCGGTCCGGTCCGGCCCGGTCCGGGCCGGGCCGGACCGTTGCGTACCGGGCCGGATCGGGCCCGATCGACCGGACACCCACTCGTCCGGGGCCCGCGGGGCTACCCTGCGGACATGACCGTACGCGCGTACCGCAGGCTGAGCGTCGAGGAGCGGCGAGCCCAACTCCTCACCGCCGCCCTCTCGCTGTTCGCGCACCGGGCGCCGGAGGAGGTCTCGCTCGACGACGTCGCCGAGGCCGCCGGGGTGTCCCGCCCGCTCGTCTACCGCTACTTCCCGGGCGGCAAGCAGCAGCTCTACGAGGCCGCCCTGCGCTCGGCGGCGGACGTCCTCGAACTGTGCTTCGCCGAACCCCAGGAGGGGCCCCTCACCCGGCGCCTCTCGCGCGCACTGGACCGCTACCTCGCCTTCGTCGACGAACACGACGCCGGCTTCGCGGCCCTCCTCCAGGGCGGCAGCGTCGTGGAGACCTCCCGCACGACGGCGACCGTGGACGGCATCCGCCGGGCCGCCGCCGACCAGATCCTCCTCCACCTGGGCGCCCCGGCCCCGGGCCCCCGGCTGCGCATGATGGTCCGTACGTGGATCACCGCGGTCGAGGCGGCCTCCCTCATCTGGATCGACGAGGGCAAGCAGCCGGAGGTCGAGCACCTGCGGGACTGGCTCCTGGACCAGTTCATCGCCCTCCTGACGGCCACCGCCGCCACGGATCCGGAAACGGCGGAGGCCGCCCGCGCCGCCCTCGCGCTGGAATCGCCGGACGGTCCGGTCGGGGTCCTGGCCCGCCGTGTGATCCCGGTGGTGTCCGAGGCCGCCCACCTGCTGTGACACTGGTGGGGTGAGAAGCCAACCGACCCCGTTCGAGGACGGCCCGATGGACGGCCGGGTCCTCCCCGTCCTCCTCGGCCCGACCGGACACCCCCCGAAGTGGTACGAGATCCCCGTCCCGGCGCCGGACGGCGGCCCGCCGACGGTGCTGCTGTACGAGCGCGTGCCCGCGGGGTACTCCAAGCGGCTCGGCCTGCAGAAGGGCTGGAAGTACGCCTTCCGCCCCTCGGGCACCAAACCGCGCCCCCGCTGGCCCTGGACCAAGACCCCCCGGACCTGACGCCCCGCGACGGGGAGCCCCGGCCTGCGCGGTGTGTACGGGGGCGCTCCCCGCAGGGCGCGGAAGGCACCGCCGGCGAGGCACGGCCGCCGTGGCCTCCGGCCCTGAACGTCGAGCAGCCCGGGGATCCCTCCCGGATCCGTCCCGGGATCCGGCCCGGGATCCGTCCCGGCCTCTGGCCCGGCATCCGGTCAGGGGCCGGCTAGGAACCCGGCAGCGTGAGGACCGCCAGGCCGCCGCCGCCCTCCGCCGCCCGGAACTCCAGCCGCGCCCCGATCACGGCCGCCTGCCCCACCGCGATGGTCAGCCCCAGCCCGTGGCCCTTGCCCCCGCTCCGGAAGCGCTGCGGGCCGTGCGCCGCCAGGTACTCCGGGAAACCGTCCCCGTGGTCCCGTACGGTCACCACCGGCCCGTCCACCGTCAGCACCACCGGCGCCCGCCCGTGCTTGTGGGCGTTGGCCACAAGGTTCCCGAGCACCCGCTCCAGCCTGCGCCGGTCCGTCTCCACGTGCGCGTCCCGGACGACCGCCACCTCAGTGTCCGTCCCGGACGCCCGCACCACCCGCCGCACCAACCGCCCCAGCTGGTGCAGATCGGCCTCCACCACCTCGCTGCCCGAGTCCAGCCGGGAGATCTCCAGCAGGTCCTCCGTCAGCTGCCGCATCGTCCGCACCCGCTCGCGCACCAGCTCCGTCGGCCGGCCCTCCGGCAGCAGCTCCGACGCCGCCTGCAGGCCCGTCAGCGGCGTGCGCAGCTCGTGCGCCACGTCCGCCGTGAACCGCCGCTCGCTCTCCAGCTTCGACTGCAGGCTCCCCGCCATCGTGTCCAGCGCCGCGGCCACCGTCGCCACCTCGTCCTGGTGCCGCGAAGGGGTCCTCGTACGCGGGTCGTTCACGCGAGCGTCGAGGTCGCCCTGGGTGATCCGCCGAGCCACCGTCGCCGTCTGGTGCAGCCGCCGGGTCACGCGGGTCACCGCGAAGGCGCCGACCAGCAGCGTGCCGCCGATCGCCAGCAGTGACGATCCGATGATCGCGTTGTCGAGCCCGCTGATCGTGCGGGCGCTCTGCCCGTAGTCGATGGCGGCCGCGAGCGCCCGGCCGTCCGCCGGAGCCGCCGCCCACATGGTCGGGCGGCCCCGGTACTCCGCGACCAGCGTGCCCCGGCGCCCGCTGACGGCGAGGGCGCGCAGCTCCGGCGGCAGGCCCGCGGGATCCAGGCCCGAGCCGCGCGGAAGGGGTTCACCCGCCTCGTACGCGCGTACGACGTCGTGCAGTTTGCCGAGCGCCTTCTCCCGCGCCGTGGCCACCGTCTGCCGGGTCACCTCCACATGCACGAGGGCACCCACCACGGCCGCCAGCGAGCAGCACATCACCACGATGAAGCACGCCGACTTCCAGGTCAGCGTGGCCGTCCAGGAGGGCCAGGAGGGCCAGGAGGGCAGTCTCATGGCCGGACCGGCAGGGGCGCCTGCTCCCGGCCGCCCGGTTCCCGGCCACCGGGCGCACGGCTGCCGGGCTCCCGATTGCCGGGCTCCCTGCTTCCGGGGGCCTGCGGATTGCCGGGGACCCGTACGATCTGCTCGCGCGTCGGCAGCATGGTGAGCTGCTTCTCGTCCCAGGACCAGGCGGTGATCAGCTCGTAGCCGTGGTTGCCGCTGGGCACCCGCAGGATCACGTCGCCGTCGGCGAGCTCCACCGAGATGACGGTCTCCGTGGTCGCCATGATCCGGTTGAGCCGCCCGTCCGGGTCCGCCGTGTACACCCGTACGGACATCATCTTGTCGGGGAACTCGATGCCGACGATCAGCTCGTCCTTGCCGTTGCCCGTGAGGTCCCGGTAGTACGGCTTCAGCACCGGGCACGACTCCGGCTCCTCCTCGGCCCTGTCCTTCGCGCACGCCCTGATCGCAGCCGCAGTCCGGGGCGGCATCCCGTCGGCCCCGACCTCGGTGTCCGGGTGGGCCCGCAGCTCCGCCTGGACGAGGGCCACCGGGTCGACGGCGTGCACGTCCTGGTCGCGGACGGGCGGGATCCCCTTGACGTACTCGGGCGGCGCCCCACCCGGATCGGCGGGCGGTACGGACGCCCCGCGGCGATCCGGCCACAGATGTACGGGCCCGCTCGCGGTCGACGTGGCGCCCGCGCTCACCAGCCCGCCGGTGTCCCCGCAGCCCGTCAGCAGCGGAACCAGCGCCGACAGGGGGAGCAGTATGCACACGGCCACACGCGACCGCACCCTCTTCACAGCCCCATGTGCCCTTCTGCCCGCGATACGCCGACGGCCGATCTCGTCAACCATATGCGGAGGTGCATCCCTTTTACCGTGAGGTCTCAGCTGTCCGTGCGCCCTCGGCGCAGCATCGCGAAGCCCAGCCCGGCGGCGCCGACGGCCGCGATGCCGCCGCCGGCCGCGAGCAGCAGCACGCCGTCGCCCGGACCGTCGGCCAGCGTACTCAGCCGCCGCCCGGTGTTCGAGCCGTCGGCGACGGTACGGGAGTCGGCGGCGTCCGCGTTCCGCCCGACCGAGGCCGGGACGACCTGTCCGCCACGGGTCCCGGTGTGGCTGCCGGCGTGACTCCCCGCACGGGTACCGGTCTTGTGCCCGTCGCCCGCCACGGTGTGATCGGTGCCCCGGGCCGCGGCGTCGCCCACCCAGGAGGTCAGCTGCCCCGTGGAGTCCAGCGAGGCGTGCAGATCCCCGGCGCCGCCGAAGTCGGTGACCCCGTCACGGCTGGTCAGAGTGGCCGCCCTGGTGCCGTCGGCCGCCAGGATCTCGGCCCGGTAGGCGCCCTGGGCGGTCCGGTAGACCTTCGCCGTGGAGAGCCCGTCCGCGAGCGAAAGGCTCTTGACGAGGCTCCACTGCGGGGCGGCGGAATGCGCGGACGAGGCCGCGGGCACCCCCTCGGCCAGGGCGGCGGCGGTGGGCAGCGCCAGCAGGCTTCCGGCGCATGCGGTCACGGCGGCGGCGCGAACGAAAGTGCGGCGGCTGGCGGTGCTCACGGGGAAATCCTTCGCTGCCTGTCAGGGCCTGGGCCATCCAGGTGGGTCAAACCTAGGGCCCGGCCGTTGCGGCAACACCCCGTTCGTGTAACAGCGGAGTCGCAAGGTTCCGTCGGAGTCGTTACACATCCGAGGGATTGCCCTGCGGCGCCCCGGCTGCTCCCATGGACGGCGGGGGTGAGGGCGATGCGCGGACTCAAGGTACTGCCGAGCGGCCGGCCCGGCCGCGGCCGGCTGTATGTCAACCTGCCCGACGGGCAGGCGGTGGCCTGGTACGACCGGCAGGCCAACCGCATCAGCGTCCTCGCGGACGACCACCGCGAGGCGATCCTGGCGGCCTTGCGCCCCTACCTGAGCGGGACCGTCTCGATCGGCCCGCCGCCGGTCCCCACAGCCTCCGACCTGCGACGTCTCGCGCTGGCGCCGGACGCCGACCTGGCCCCGAACCGCCCGGGGGAGACCCTGCTGGGAGAACTGGAACACGGCCCGGCGGGCACCAGAGCCCGCCACCGGCTGCGCCAGGACCTCACTGCGCAGCAGCGGATGGGCGATGCCTTCGACGCCCTGGAGCCCGACGGCTGGCGGATCCTGCACTGCGTTCCGCTCCCGGGCCTGGGCCACATCGACCACCTGCTCATCGGCCCGCCCGGGATCTTCTGCGTGCGTACGGTCCCGGGCCGCCGCCAGCGCGCGGTGGTCGGCGACCTGCTGCTCACGGTGGGCCGCACGGAACCCCGCCCGGAGCCGCGCTGGATCCGCCGCGCGGCGGCCCTGGCCACGACGGCCCTGGCGGCGAGGGTCACCCCGGCGCTGGCGGTGGTCGACGCCTCACGGGTGGAGACGGCCCCCTCGGTGCGCGACATCCGCGTCCTCCAGCCCCCGACGGCCACCCCGACCCTCGCGGCAGCCCCGCCGACCCTGAAACCCCCGGAGATCGATTCCCTCTTCGCCAAGGCCCGCACCACCACCACCTGGCTCCCCACCCCGTCCCGCCCCTAGGTCCCACCACCCGGCCCGGCCGGTGCATGAGGCCCACCCACCGCGGGCTACGCCCCTCGGCCCTGCCGCACCATCCAGCCTCGCCGGCGTTTGAGGCGCGGGGTCTGGGGCGGAGCCCCAGGTTCGGGAAGGGGCGGGTAGGGGAAAGCGCCGCAGGCCCCCAACCCCGCCACCCCACCACCGCTCAGGCCGAGGTCCGCTTCCGCGGCGTCGCCGCCTTCTTCGCCGCACCCGCACCCGCACCCGCCTTCTTCGCGGTCGCCGCCGTCTTGGCCGTGCTCTTGGCCGTGCTCTTCGCCGTGGACTTGGCCGTGGACTTGGCCGTGCCCGAAGTGGACTTGGCCGAAGCCGACCTGCCCGTGGTCGTCTTCTTCTTCGTCGCGGCCGCCGCGGTCTTCCTGGCCGAGGCCGCCGTCGACTTCTTCCCGCCCACCGCCTTCGGCGCAGCCGCCCTCGTGCCCGCACCGGCCCCCGACTTCCGCCGAATCGGAGTCACCTCGGCCCCGGCCCCGGCCCCGCCCTCGCCGGAGCCGGCGCCACCGCCCCCCTCCCCCCGGGAAGCCTTCGCGGCGCGCACACTCTTCTCCAGCGCCGCCATCAGGTCGATCACCTGACCCCCGGCCGGTTCCAGGACGGCCTCCGTCGGCTCGAACGCCCCCTCCGACTTCGCCACGATCATCGCTTCCACGGCATCCCGGTAGTCGTCGTGCAGCGAGGCCATCTCCACCTCCCCCAGCGTCGCCATCAGCGCGTCCGCCAGGTCGAGTTCGGCGTCCCGCACCGACACCGAGACGTCCGGCGCCACCCCTTCCGGCGCCCGGATCTCGTCCGGCCACAGCAGCCCGTGCATCGCGATCACGTCGTCCACGACCCGCAGCATGCCCAGCCGCTCCCGCCCCCGCAGGGCGTACTTGGCGATCGCGACCTTCCGGCTCCGCTTCAGCGCCTCCCGCAGCAGCGTGTACGGCTTGGCCGCCGTCGCCCCGTTCGCCGCGAGGTAGTACGCCGCGTCCATCTGCAGCGGATCGATCTCCTCCGCCGGTACGAACGACATGATCTCGATCGTCTTCGCGGTGGCCAGCGGCAGCTGCGCGAGGTCCTCGTCCGTGATCGGCACGATCGACCCGTCGGCCTCCTCGTACCCCTTGCCGATCTCGGCGCTCGGCACCTCCTCCCCGTCCAGCTCGCACACCTTGCGGTACCGGACGCGTCCGCCGTCACTCACATGGATCTGGCGAAAGGAGATCGAGTGGCTCTCGGTGGCGTTCACGAGCTTGATCGGGATGCTGACCAGGCCGAAGGAGATCGCCCCGTTCCAAATGGATCGCACGGTTCCTCCCGTTTCGTGGCAGTCTCATCGTATGACGCCGATCACATTGGTGGAGGGCCGTCGCATCGCGCTCAGCAATCTCGACAAGGTCCTGTACCCGGAGACCGGCTTCACCAAGGGCGAGGTGCTCCACTACTACGCCACCGTCGCGGAGCCGCTGCTCGCCCACATCCACGACCGGCCGGTGTCCTTCCTGCGCTATCCCGACGGACCGGACGGCCAGCTCTTCTTCACGAAGAATCCGCCCCCCGGCACGCCCGCCTGGGTGAAGACCACCCCCGTGCCGCGCTCCGAGGACGTGACCGCCGCCCAGGTGGTCGTCGCCGACCTGGCCACCCTCATGTGGTCCGCCAACCTCGTCGTGGAGTTCCACACCCCCCAGTGGCCCGTCGGCCACCCCGCGCTCGCCGACCGATTGGTCCTCGACCTCGACCCCGGCCCGCCCGCCACCGTCGTCGAGTGCTGCGCCGCCGCGCTCTGGCTGCGCGACCGGCTCGCGGCCGACGGCCTGGAGGCCCACGCCAAGACCTCCGGCTCCAAGGGCATGCACCTGGCCGTGCCGCTGGAGCCGACCCCCTCCGAGCGCGTGTCCGCGTACGCGAAGCAGCTCGCCCAGGAGGCCGAGCGCGAGCTCCCCGGCCTGGTCGTGCACCGCATGGCCAAGGCGCTGCGCCCCGGCAAGGTCTTCGTCGACCACAGCCAGAACGCCGCCGCCAAGACCACCGCCGCCCCCTACACCCTGCGCGCTCGGGCCCGGCCCACCGTGTCCGCGCCCGTCTCCTGGGCGGAGGTCGGGGCCTGCCGGACCCCCGCCGGCCTGGTCCTCCTCGCCGACGACATCGCCCCGAGGCTCGCCCGCGACGGGGACCTCTTCGCCCCGCTGACCGACCCCGAGCGGGCCCGCCCGCTCCCCGGGACGGGGACCCGGCCGTGATCCGCGTCGCGCTGGCCGCCGCCGTACGCACCCTGCCGCGCGGGGCGGGGCTGGCGTACGAGCCGAAGTTCGACGGCCACCGGCTCGTCGTGCTGCGCTCGGCGACCGACGTGACGCTCCAGGCACGCTCCGGCCGGATCGTGACCGGCGCCTTCCCCGACCTGGCCGCGGCCGCGCTGCAGTTGCCCGCCGACACGGTCCTCGACGGCGAGGTGGTCGTCTGGCACGCGGGCCGGACGGACTTCGCGCTGGTGCAGCGCCGGGCGGCCGCCACCGCCGCACGGGCCGCCGTACTCGCGCAGCGCCTGCCCGCCTCGTACGCCGCCTTCGACGTGCTGGAACTGGCCGGGCTCGACCTGCGCCCACGCCCGTACGAGCGCCGCCGCGCCCTCCTCGTCGACCTGCTCCTGCCGCTCGGGCCGCCGCTGCAACCGGTGCCGATGACGACCGACCCGGAACTGGCCGCCACCTGGTACGAGACCCTCCCGGCCAGCGGTATCGAGGGCCTCGTCGTGAAACGGCTGGACCAGGCCTACCCGGCCGGGCGGCGCGGCTGGCAGAAGCTGCGGCACACGGACGTCCGGGACGCCGCGGTGGTCGGCTACACCGGCACCGCGCGCCGGCCGCTCGCCCTGGTGCTCGTCCTGCCGGTCGGGGACGAGACCCCGCTGGTGTCGAGCCCGCTGTCGGCGGCGCTGCGCGCGGAGATCGCGGCCGAGGTGGCCGCCCGGGGGGCGACTTCGCCCTCCCCGGCCACGGTCACGGCGATCGGACTCGGGGAGGTCCCTTTCCGGCCGCTGGACCCGCCCCTGACGGCGGAGGTCCGGCACGCCTCGGCCCGGCACCCGCCACCGGAGGTCCTCCGGCTGCGAACGGACCTCTGACCCGCGCGGGAGGCGCGGGTCAGAGGCCGGTGACGTGGGTGGGTCAGGAGTGCGCTCCGCGCCCGGCGTCCGGGGGAGCCCCCGGCTGTGGATGCGGACCGGGGCCCTCCGGCAGCTTGTAGCCGGACTCCCGTTCCGCCCGGACCTCGTCGGGGTGGGTGGAGGTGGTGGAGCCGAAGTTCCCGTAGCCCTGCATCTCGTGCGGCCGCAGTCCGCCCTCGGGAATCTCCACCTGGTCCCGCTCCTCGCGGACCTCGTAGACCGCCCCGCCGTCCGGCAGGTGGGGTTGCTCATCGGCGGCGGGGGGCGGCGGTTCCTTGGCCCGGACCCGCTGGCCCAGCTTGAAGCCGCCGAGCAGCATGCCGGCGACGAGGATGCCGACGACGAGGAACCACACGATGTCCCAGGCGACCGGGTCCACGCTCAGGATCATGTCCATACCCGCCATGTTCCCGCACTCGGGTCCGGTATGCGCTGGTATGTACCGGATACCTTGGGCCATCCGGGGTAGACGCCGGGCCTGGACGGAGAACGAGAAGGAGGCCGGACATGCCCCGCGGATCTTCCCCGAAGCGCGAACGCCAGTACGAACACATCAAGGAAGGGCTGGAGCAGCGCGGCGAGCCCGAGGAGAAGGCGAAGGAGA is drawn from Streptomyces sp. NBC_01232 and contains these coding sequences:
- a CDS encoding AurF N-oxygenase family protein — encoded protein: MTTVTERAALRDALGLLKDREQIAERLLESSAKHSFDPDKELDWDAPPIEGKYYWPPELLSLYDTPLWKKMGEEQRIDLSRHEAAALGSLGIWFEIILMQLLVRHIYDKSLTSNHVRYALTEIADECRHSMMFARMIQKAEVPAYPVSRVNHNLARVLKTISTTPGSFACTLLGEEILDWMQRLTFPDERVQPLVRGVTRIHVIEEARHVRYAREELRRQMLTAPRWEQELTRISCGEAARVFSLAFVNPAVYDNIGLDRREAVAQVKASGHRREVMQSGAKRLTDFLDDIGVLRGVGRRLWQSSGLLA
- a CDS encoding TetR/AcrR family transcriptional regulator, which produces MTVRAYRRLSVEERRAQLLTAALSLFAHRAPEEVSLDDVAEAAGVSRPLVYRYFPGGKQQLYEAALRSAADVLELCFAEPQEGPLTRRLSRALDRYLAFVDEHDAGFAALLQGGSVVETSRTTATVDGIRRAAADQILLHLGAPAPGPRLRMMVRTWITAVEAASLIWIDEGKQPEVEHLRDWLLDQFIALLTATAATDPETAEAARAALALESPDGPVGVLARRVIPVVSEAAHLL
- a CDS encoding HAMP domain-containing sensor histidine kinase — translated: MRLPSWPSWPSWTATLTWKSACFIVVMCCSLAAVVGALVHVEVTRQTVATAREKALGKLHDVVRAYEAGEPLPRGSGLDPAGLPPELRALAVSGRRGTLVAEYRGRPTMWAAAPADGRALAAAIDYGQSARTISGLDNAIIGSSLLAIGGTLLVGAFAVTRVTRRLHQTATVARRITQGDLDARVNDPRTRTPSRHQDEVATVAAALDTMAGSLQSKLESERRFTADVAHELRTPLTGLQAASELLPEGRPTELVRERVRTMRQLTEDLLEISRLDSGSEVVEADLHQLGRLVRRVVRASGTDTEVAVVRDAHVETDRRRLERVLGNLVANAHKHGRAPVVLTVDGPVVTVRDHGDGFPEYLAAHGPQRFRSGGKGHGLGLTIAVGQAAVIGARLEFRAAEGGGGLAVLTLPGS
- a CDS encoding nuclease-related domain-containing protein, with protein sequence MRGLKVLPSGRPGRGRLYVNLPDGQAVAWYDRQANRISVLADDHREAILAALRPYLSGTVSIGPPPVPTASDLRRLALAPDADLAPNRPGETLLGELEHGPAGTRARHRLRQDLTAQQRMGDAFDALEPDGWRILHCVPLPGLGHIDHLLIGPPGIFCVRTVPGRRQRAVVGDLLLTVGRTEPRPEPRWIRRAAALATTALAARVTPALAVVDASRVETAPSVRDIRVLQPPTATPTLAAAPPTLKPPEIDSLFAKARTTTTWLPTPSRP
- the ku gene encoding non-homologous end joining protein Ku; this encodes MRSIWNGAISFGLVSIPIKLVNATESHSISFRQIHVSDGGRVRYRKVCELDGEEVPSAEIGKGYEEADGSIVPITDEDLAQLPLATAKTIEIMSFVPAEEIDPLQMDAAYYLAANGATAAKPYTLLREALKRSRKVAIAKYALRGRERLGMLRVVDDVIAMHGLLWPDEIRAPEGVAPDVSVSVRDAELDLADALMATLGEVEMASLHDDYRDAVEAMIVAKSEGAFEPTEAVLEPAGGQVIDLMAALEKSVRAAKASRGEGGGGAGSGEGGAGAGAEVTPIRRKSGAGAGTRAAAPKAVGGKKSTAASARKTAAAATKKKTTTGRSASAKSTSGTAKSTAKSTAKSTAKSTAKTAATAKKAGAGAGAAKKAATPRKRTSA
- the ligD gene encoding non-homologous end-joining DNA ligase, which produces MTPITLVEGRRIALSNLDKVLYPETGFTKGEVLHYYATVAEPLLAHIHDRPVSFLRYPDGPDGQLFFTKNPPPGTPAWVKTTPVPRSEDVTAAQVVVADLATLMWSANLVVEFHTPQWPVGHPALADRLVLDLDPGPPATVVECCAAALWLRDRLAADGLEAHAKTSGSKGMHLAVPLEPTPSERVSAYAKQLAQEAERELPGLVVHRMAKALRPGKVFVDHSQNAAAKTTAAPYTLRARARPTVSAPVSWAEVGACRTPAGLVLLADDIAPRLARDGDLFAPLTDPERARPLPGTGTRP
- a CDS encoding ATP-dependent DNA ligase; its protein translation is MRVALAAAVRTLPRGAGLAYEPKFDGHRLVVLRSATDVTLQARSGRIVTGAFPDLAAAALQLPADTVLDGEVVVWHAGRTDFALVQRRAAATAARAAVLAQRLPASYAAFDVLELAGLDLRPRPYERRRALLVDLLLPLGPPLQPVPMTTDPELAATWYETLPASGIEGLVVKRLDQAYPAGRRGWQKLRHTDVRDAAVVGYTGTARRPLALVLVLPVGDETPLVSSPLSAALRAEIAAEVAARGATSPSPATVTAIGLGEVPFRPLDPPLTAEVRHASARHPPPEVLRLRTDL
- a CDS encoding DUF6479 family protein yields the protein MDMILSVDPVAWDIVWFLVVGILVAGMLLGGFKLGQRVRAKEPPPPAADEQPHLPDGGAVYEVREERDQVEIPEGGLRPHEMQGYGNFGSTTSTHPDEVRAERESGYKLPEGPGPHPQPGAPPDAGRGAHS